The Candidatus Acidiferrales bacterium nucleotide sequence GGTGAAAGGCAAGCGGGATGAACGCCACGAAGCCGCCCGTCTCATCCTGCAGGGCGCGCAGCAGCAACAGGTGCTCGACACGCTCCTCTTCCGTCTCGATGTGGCCGTAAAGCATCGTCGCGTTCGACCGCAGGCCGACCTCGTGGGCGGTGCGCGCCACGTTGATCCACATCTGGCCGGAAGTCTTGTGGTCGCAGATTACCTTGCGCACCCGCGGGTTGAAAATTTCCGCGCCGCCGCCGGGCAGCGACTCCACTCCCGCTTCCTTGAGCTTCAGAAGCACATCGCGAATCGAGAGACCGGAAATCTTCTGGAGGTAGTGCACCTCGACCATCGTAAATGCCTTGAGATGCACCCGCGGGAAGCGCTTCTTGAGCGCGCGCACCAGGTCAAGGAAATAGGCGAAGGGCAAGTCGGGGTGAAGCCCGCCCACAATGTGGAATTCCGTCACCGCTTCCGTCCATCCCCGCGCGGCCGTTTCCACCGCCTCCTCAATCGCCATCGTGTAAGCGCCCGGCGCGTCCGCCTTGCGGCCGAACGCGCACAGCCGGCAGGAGGCCACGCAAACGTTGGTCGGGTTCAGGTGCCGGTTGATGTTGTAGTAGCAGACGTTCCCGTGCTTCTTCTCGCGGACGTAGTTGGCAAGCCAGCCGACGGCCAGCAAGTCGGTCGAGCGATAGAGCGCGACGCCGTCGTCAAACGCGAGCCGCTCGCCGGCAAGCACTTTGTCGCCGATCGCTGCCAGCCGCTTGTCCTCAAGGATGAGTTGGCTCGCCATACTTAGGAATTCTCGTAGGGCACGGTTTTCGGTTTTCGCTTTTCGAGTTTCGCCTCGGTCGCTTGCAGCCTCTACCTTCCAGCCACGAGTATGTCAGCGCCCCAAAAAAGCAGAAACAAGAGGCTAATATAGCCATTCACCGTGAAAAATGCAGCATTGATTTTGCTCAGGTCGTGAGGCTTGACGAGCGAATGTTCGTAGGCCAGCAGCGCGCCGACGATCGCGATGCCTGCATAGGCCAGCCCGCCCAGCGCCCAAACGCGCGCCAGCCAGAGCAAGAGCGCCACCATGAAAACGTGCAGCAGCCGCGCCACCAATAACGCCCGCGGAATCCCGAGCGACTTGGGCAGCGAATAGAGCCCCGCCTTGCTGTCAAATTCCACGTCCTGGCAGGCGTACAGGATGTCAAATCCGGCCACCCAGAGCGTTACCGCCGCCGCCAGAATCAGCATCCGCGGCTCGATCGTTCCTCGAATGGCAATCCACGCCGCCACCGGCGACATCCCCAGGCAAAAACCAAGCACAAAATGCGACCAGACAGTGAACCGCTTGGTGTAGGAATAGAGCAGGAGGATCGCCGCCGCCGCCGGCGCCAGCTTCAAAGCAAGCGGGTTCAGTTGCCAGGCCGCCAGGAAGAGAACGCCCAGCGCCACCAACGTGAAGCCCCAGGCGAAGGGGAGGGAAAGCTGGCCGGTTACCAGCGCCCGCGCCTGCGTGCGCGGGTTGGCTCGATCCAGATGCCGGTCGGCGATGCGGTTAAAAGTCATCGCCGCGCTCCGCGCCGCCACCATCGCCACCACGATCCACAGGAACTGGCGGAGAGTGGGCAGGTTGTGCGGAAGCCCCGCGCTCCGCGCCGCCACCAGCGCCCCCGTCAGGGCAAACGGCAGCGCAAAGACCGAGTGTTCGAACTTGATCATCTCGAGCGTGGTGCGGATTCTGCCGGCGCTCATATCAGGACTCGGACTCAGCGCGCAAATGCAAAGATCCAGGCGAAACACGAAAGTCGAAAACCGAAATTCGAAAATCGATTCAAAGGAATCGGCTTGGAGAGAAACTCCAGGGCGACATGGACGCAGTTGCGAGTTCCGTTTT carries:
- the mqnE gene encoding aminofutalosine synthase MqnE; translated protein: MASQLILEDKRLAAIGDKVLAGERLAFDDGVALYRSTDLLAVGWLANYVREKKHGNVCYYNINRHLNPTNVCVASCRLCAFGRKADAPGAYTMAIEEAVETAARGWTEAVTEFHIVGGLHPDLPFAYFLDLVRALKKRFPRVHLKAFTMVEVHYLQKISGLSIRDVLLKLKEAGVESLPGGGAEIFNPRVRKVICDHKTSGQMWINVARTAHEVGLRSNATMLYGHIETEEERVEHLLLLRALQDETGGFVAFIPLAFHPEHTALSHLPKTSGQLDLKNIAVARLLLDNFDHIKAYWIMMTPRVAQVALRFGADDLDGTVVEEKIYHDAGATTAQVMRREELVRLIRAAGREPVERDTLYRPVRRLEDGDFRVETSVTVQV
- a CDS encoding UbiA-like polyprenyltransferase encodes the protein MSAGRIRTTLEMIKFEHSVFALPFALTGALVAARSAGLPHNLPTLRQFLWIVVAMVAARSAAMTFNRIADRHLDRANPRTQARALVTGQLSLPFAWGFTLVALGVLFLAAWQLNPLALKLAPAAAAILLLYSYTKRFTVWSHFVLGFCLGMSPVAAWIAIRGTIEPRMLILAAAVTLWVAGFDILYACQDVEFDSKAGLYSLPKSLGIPRALLVARLLHVFMVALLLWLARVWALGGLAYAGIAIVGALLAYEHSLVKPHDLSKINAAFFTVNGYISLLFLLFWGADILVAGR